From Nicotiana tabacum cultivar K326 chromosome 15, ASM71507v2, whole genome shotgun sequence, the proteins below share one genomic window:
- the LOC107760231 gene encoding polyphenol oxidase E, chloroplastic-like encodes MASSFVLQAPWAITTNLSCFPSFTKPSHVFPHKKPNNKFQVSCNQNNEANNSQEKVERRNLLLGLGGIYGAAHLLPYDALASPIPSPTLTQCGTAIIEGDKPVPYTCCPPIPEIKDVPYYNPPPVSRFRVRPAAHTVDDEYIAKYNEAYSRMKALPTDDPRSFMQQANIHCAYCNGAYKVGGKELQVHFSWLFFPFHRWYIYFYERILASLIDDPTFALPYWNWDNPKGMHLPDMFDVEGTSIYNERRNQKHRNGFIMDLGYAGEDVVANDLQKLVNNLTLMYRQMITNAPCPSLFFGKPYRFGSEPSPGMGTIENVPHNSIHRWVGDPRQPNEEDMGNFYSSGKDPAFFSLHANVDRMWTIWKTLGGKRKDISDPDYLDTEFFFYDEKAKPFRVRVRDCLDEKKLGYTFQPMDIPWKNFKPQPRKNKKNVKIDPNSVPPASQVFPIKKLDKTVTFSVARPKRLRTKKEKEDEEELLTFKNVELDVRKFVRFDVFLNEDNDVIANEIDRTEFVGSFANLPHIHDDPKKEKFPEFSLAINELLEDLKLEGDDLVVVTLVPKSGGENVSIEAVEIQLVPC; translated from the exons ATGGCTTCTTCATTTGTTCTTCAAGCTCCATGGGCTATCACAACCAACTTATCTTGTTTTCCTTCCTTTACAAAACCCTCACATGTTTTCCCACACAAAAAACCAAACAATAAGTTCCAAGTATCATGCAACCAAAACAATGAGGCAAATAATTCTCAAGAAAAAGTTGAAAGGAGAAATCTTCTTCTTGGTTTAGGAGGAATTTATGGTGCTGCCCATCTTTTACCATATGATGCTTTAGCAAGTCCCATCCCATCCCCTACTCTTACACAATGTGGCACTGCCATAATTGAAGGTGATAAACCTGTGCCCTACACTTGTTGTCCTCCTATCCCGGAAATCAAAGACGTTCCTTACTATAACCCTCCTCCTGTATCCAGATTTCGCGTTCGTCCTGCAGCTCATACTGTAGATGACGAATACATAGCTAAGTATAACGAAGCTTATTCGCGTATGAAGGCGTTGCCGACAGACGATCCTCGTAGTTTCATGCAACAAGCCAATATCCATTGTGCTTATTGCAATGGTGCTTATAAAGTTGGAGGCAAAGAGTTACAAGTTCACTTCTCGTGGCTTTTCTTCCCTTTTCATAGATG GTACATATACTTCTATGAGAGAATCTTGGCTTCCCTAATTGATGACCCTACATTTGCTTTGCCATATTGGAATTGGGACAATCCTAAAGGCATGCATTTGCCTGACATGTTTGATGTCGAAG GTACAAGTATATATAACGAAAGGCGAAACCAAAAGCATAGGAATGGGTTTATTATGGATCTTGGTTATGCTGGAGAAGATGTGGTAGCAAATGATCTACAAAAACTGGTTAATAATCTCACTCTAATGTATCGTCAAATGATCACTAATGCCCCTTGCCCTTCGCTCTTCTTTGGCAAACCTTATAGATTTGGAAGTGAACCTAGTCCAGGGATGGGTACTATAGAAAATGTGCCACATAATTCTATACATAGATGGGTTGGTGATCCAAGACAACCAAATGAAGAAGACATGGGAAATTTTTATTCGTCAGGCAAAGATCCTGCATTTTTTTCACTTCACGCCAATGTTGATCGAATGTGGACAATATGGAAAACACTGGGAGGAAAACGTAAGGATATTAGTGACCCAGATTATTTGGACACTGAGTTCTTTTTCTACGATGAAAAGGCAAAGCCTTTTCGTGTTAGGGTTCGAGATTGCTTGGATGAAAAGAAATTGGGATATACATTTCAACCAATGGATATACCTTGGAAGAATTTCAAGCCACAaccaagaaagaacaaaaagaatgtCAAGATTGATCCAAATTCAGTTCCACCAGCTAGTCAAGTATTCCCTATAAAGAAATTGGACAAGACTGTAACATTTTCAGTGGCTAGACCTAAAAGATTAAGAACTAAAAAAGAGAAGGAAGATGAAGAGGAACTATTGActttcaagaatgtggaattggATGTGAGAAAGTTTGTAAGGTTTGATGTTTTCCTCAATGAGGATAATGATGTGATTGCAAATGAGATAGACAGGACAGAATTTGTTGGGAGTTTTGCAAATTTACCACATATTCATGATGatcccaaaaaagaaaaatttcctgAATTTAGCCTGGCTATTAATGAATTATTGGAGGATTTAAAACTTGAAGGTGATGATCTTGTTGTGGTGACTCTGGTTCCTAAAAGTGGAGGGGAAAATGTTTCCATTGAAGCTGTTGAGATCCAGTTGGTCCCTTGTTAA